The Candidatus Bathyarchaeota archaeon sequence GCCACAATATGGGCACTTATCGTGAGGCAGAGTATACCGACCACATGATTTGCACTTTCTCAAAAGCCAACCCAATACAAAACGCCTACTATGCCTCTAATCTTTTAAAAGTACCATAACCGCCTCCTGCTTTAACCACATTAATAGCGGTCTCAACAACTCCTTGAAGCAGTTTCTCAGCTTCCTTGTAATTTCTCGCGGAAACTTCGACTCTATAACGAGGTGCACCTACAACATACATTTCCACTGTCGCTTCTCGTGGCCTCTTAAAATTCTTAGCGGAAATTAATGCTTTACGAATAACTTCTACGCCATTAGGCTGGGGGCAAGTTAATTCAAGTATCCCCTTAACTTTGACCTTTGGAATCTGAATCTTTGCCTTCGCTATTTCTGCCAAAACCGTTGCATAGTTTTGGGGAATCCCCAACTTAACTAGCGCAACTTCTCCCCGTTCTGAAGCGTCTTCTAAACCTTCGTACAGTCCACCATAGTGTTCTTCAATCTTCACCCCTGCAATTTGATATATCTCGCTAAAAGAAAAACCCAGCTTCTCGGCGGCCATTTTTAGCAAAGCCTCAGCTTTTCGCGCGCGCTTCCATTCGAACAGCTTTTCTTTTTTCTCTCTTCCAGTCACCCTTCTTAACGAAAGGTCAACATGTCCCTTCTCAGCATCTACCCGGAGGACTTTTAAAACAACTTTCTGTCCTTCTCGGACATGATCGCGAATATTTCTCACCCAGCTGGAGGAAACCTCAGATATATGTAATAACCCTTCCTTCCCGTATTCATCTAAGGTAACGTAAGCTCCGTAGGGTGTAATCTGCGATACCGTTGCAACTACTAAATCGCCTGGTTCTGGGAATTCACTCTTACTCCCCATTTGGTAGCCCCCGCAACCTAAAGTAGATTCACATTTAATATTTTACTCACCGAGGCAATTTTGATTTAATTGAAGTTTAGTCGAATTGCACTAAAGGAGTTAGAGTAACGACTAACACCTTACTCCAAAATATTCACGATTTCTCCCTTAATGTTGGCTTTCCCTCCAGTGGATTCGGCAAGCACGCCGCCACACACATTACAATGAATAGACATACTAGCATAATTAAACATAATTTGTTCATTTCCACATTCGGGACACTTTACTCTAATGAAGCTGCTTTTGGGTCTCGGAATAATTTCAATCCACTTTACCACAAGCCTCACCTTTTACGCTGTAATTTCCAATTTTCGGAGCCTTAGTCCACGCCTCTGAACCACGTAGCCGCATGCTTTACACGCAAGTTTTAAACTCATTTTTTTCGTTGTTTTTGCAAATCTTCTTTGCTCTTCCACGCGTTGACCACCATACCCACGTTGCTTCCGCGCGTATCTTCGATTACCAATAGCTAATGCTCGATCCTTCCCTTTTTTATATAGTGTAACCGTGTGTTCAGTGTGTTTCTTACACCTAGGACAATATGTTGAGATCAGTTTCGGAGCTTTCATTACTCTTCAACCTCTAATTTCATAACTACACCTTGCTTAAGAAGAGCTTCAACATTTTCCACAGGCAATCTTGCAACATCCTCTGGTTTAAATGGACCATAGGTTTTCATATCTGTACCTATAATGGCTGGGATTTCTCGGAGGAATCTGACTAATATCTTTTTTGGCTTTGCTAAGATTACCTCTCTTAATTCGGGTTGCCGCCCACTAACTATTGCTGTAGTTAACTTCCCACGGGCTTTAATAAGTGAAGCTATGTTGGCCAGTAGTGCTTCTTCCTCTAGAGTTAATTTTCCATCGAGTTTTGCGCCTTCAACGAGGGTTTCTTGAAGAATTTTTTGGCTTCTCAGATGAAGCAAGTCCGAGATTAATTTCTGTGCGTATTTAAGTTCCTTAGCAAGTAGTTTGGTCCTCAACGATCGCTCATCTAACATTCGTTGCTCTTCAGTTAGGCCTTTAATGTAAAGACTTATGGCGTTGTAAAATTCATTCGGAAGCGCCTGTAGTTTGCGGTTTTCCTTTTCTCGCTTCCAAGCTTGGTAGAGCTCATCATACATTGTTGATTACCTCACGATGTTGGCAACCTTTTTACAGAGGAGAAGCATTGCAGCGGCTGTTGGCAATTCAAGAACCTGTTCTCTATATGGACCGTAAACCTCATTACCAATCCGGAATTGGTGTGCTTCAATAACTTTAACAGTTAGCATCCCAGTCTTAAATGCTACTGCCTCACTTAAAGGATCAAAGTTTTCAAGTTGTTTTACCGAGATTTCTGTTACTTTTAAACCGGTCTTACCGTGTAACGTGTTAGGCAACCGGATTAACCGATGAATATCTGTCGTTACCACAGTATCGATGTTCACCGCTTGACATTTTATGGCTCGTGCGACGATCTTTTCCCAGGTTTTTATCCCTAGTCCTTTAATGGCATCCCAGGGACCTCTCTTGTGCCAACTTTCTAGAATTAAATTTCTATATTCAATTAAAGCATCAATGACCTGCTTTTTTATGTCATGAGAGTTTTCAAATTGTTCAGGTGTAATATCCATGAGGAAATCATAAACGCCTCGGGCGATTCTCCCTCGCCAACCTGGGTCATGGAGGTCGGGACCAACAATTATTTGAGTTCTTTTCCAACCTCGCTCATCCAGCCCATGAAGCCGTGGATTAAGTCCCGTTCCCATGACATAATCTACAATTTCTTTTCTAGCCAGTTGATCCAGAGTTTGCACAATTTGACTCTCGATATGTACATGGTAACCTCTATGCCCGGAAAAACAAACAGAAATATCATCAGAGGAAAAACCAAAGTCACTTTGCAGTATATCAGTAAGTTTCATAGTTTCAATCTTAGCTGCTTCTAGACACGTTTCACATAACCAGCTTCTTTCTTCAAATTTTTGAGCCCCACACCTCGGGCAGAAATCAGGTTGGCGCCCTTTTCCAAGTTCACCACAAGATTGGCAGACCCATAAATCATGTTCTGTTTTACAGCGAGTCTCTATATGGTCCGCATCTATGTCAAAAATTAAATCTGCGCCAATCCAGCCTTTGTTTTCCATACTTTCCTCGGGCCGCTCATAGTAAGCAGCTGAGAAATATGCATCTGAAGGGACAGTTAGTACCAAGTATTGCTGAAGGTCAACGGGATTTCTAAAGCTCTTATGTCTTACCATCATTCTCTCTTTAAATAAGATAAAACCAAACTCACGTTTCTCGATTGCCAAAGGGGGTTGAATATTAGGTGCTTGGATACGATAGTATTCAGCAAATTTATTGCGAATAAACTCATCTACTTCGTCTTTGTTCACGAACCTTTCCTACCTCCCAGTTTTATAGTCTTCAACTTTCTCCGATAGTACGTGAGCGGATGTCTAACACTTCGACAGATTTCATCGGGACCTAGACATAAACCGTGTGTGCGCAAAGTATCGCAATTCGGAGAGGTATATTTTGTCCGTGATCCTCTTTTGCCTGCTATATGTTCCACTTGGTATCTCGTCATTTTCTCGTCAAAATCGGATAAGCTGCTAAATAATTTAACAACACTATCGACA is a genomic window containing:
- a CDS encoding DNA replication complex GINS family protein, giving the protein MYDELYQAWKREKENRKLQALPNEFYNAISLYIKGLTEEQRMLDERSLRTKLLAKELKYAQKLISDLLHLRSQKILQETLVEGAKLDGKLTLEEEALLANIASLIKARGKLTTAIVSGRQPELREVILAKPKKILVRFLREIPAIIGTDMKTYGPFKPEDVARLPVENVEALLKQGVVMKLEVEE
- a CDS encoding 50S ribosomal protein L44e produces the protein MKAPKLISTYCPRCKKHTEHTVTLYKKGKDRALAIGNRRYARKQRGYGGQRVEEQRRFAKTTKKMSLKLACKACGYVVQRRGLRLRKLEITA
- a CDS encoding DNA primase small subunit PriS, translated to MNKDEVDEFIRNKFAEYYRIQAPNIQPPLAIEKREFGFILFKERMMVRHKSFRNPVDLQQYLVLTVPSDAYFSAAYYERPEESMENKGWIGADLIFDIDADHIETRCKTEHDLWVCQSCGELGKGRQPDFCPRCGAQKFEERSWLCETCLEAAKIETMKLTDILQSDFGFSSDDISVCFSGHRGYHVHIESQIVQTLDQLARKEIVDYVMGTGLNPRLHGLDERGWKRTQIIVGPDLHDPGWRGRIARGVYDFLMDITPEQFENSHDIKKQVIDALIEYRNLILESWHKRGPWDAIKGLGIKTWEKIVARAIKCQAVNIDTVVTTDIHRLIRLPNTLHGKTGLKVTEISVKQLENFDPLSEAVAFKTGMLTVKVIEAHQFRIGNEVYGPYREQVLELPTAAAMLLLCKKVANIVR
- a CDS encoding DNA primase regulatory subunit PriL, with amino-acid sequence VDSVVKLFSSLSDFDEKMTRYQVEHIAGKRGSRTKYTSPNCDTLRTHGLCLGPDEICRSVRHPLTYYRRKLKTIKLGGRKGS
- a CDS encoding 30S ribosomal protein S27e, producing MRLVVKWIEIIPRPKSSFIRVKCPECGNEQIMFNYASMSIHCNVCGGVLAESTGGKANIKGEIVNILE
- a CDS encoding translation initiation factor IF-2 subunit alpha translates to MGSKSEFPEPGDLVVATVSQITPYGAYVTLDEYGKEGLLHISEVSSSWVRNIRDHVREGQKVVLKVLRVDAEKGHVDLSLRRVTGREKKEKLFEWKRARKAEALLKMAAEKLGFSFSEIYQIAGVKIEEHYGGLYEGLEDASERGEVALVKLGIPQNYATVLAEIAKAKIQIPKVKVKGILELTCPQPNGVEVIRKALISAKNFKRPREATVEMYVVGAPRYRVEVSARNYKEAEKLLQGVVETAINVVKAGGGYGTFKRLEA